From the genome of Gallaecimonas xiamenensis 3-C-1:
GCTGCTGGCCTGCTGCCGCGACCAGCGTATCGACGAGGCGGTGGAGCGGCTCAAGGTCCATATCCGGGACGCCAAGCAGGACGTTATCAACATGATATTGGCTGGCCGCCATGTCTGAGCTGGGGTGGAGCCCCAGCCAACTGGATGCCAAAGGCCTGTTTAAGCTCCCCAAGCCCCTGTGGCTGGTGTTGTGGTGGCTGCTGCGTTATCCGCTGATCTGGGTGGGATCCCTGATGGGGGGCGCCAGCGGCGCCGATTTTCTCAATGCCCTGATGCCCCGTTTTGACACCGCCTGGCCCTGGCTGCTGCCGGCAATACCGGCCGTGCTGTGTCTGTGGCTTAACGGCCACCGTCAGCTGGACAGCAGCGACCGGCTCTGGTGGTGCTGGCGCCAGCAGGGCTGGCTGCTCAAGGTGACGGTGGCCGCCGATCTGGGGTTGGTGGTGGCGTCCATCGTCGGCCACCATGGCCGCTACGATCCCTGGCTGGCGGTGCAGCTGACCGTCAGCAGCTGGGCCCTGGTGTACCTGTTCAGTTCCAAATTCCTGCCGCTGCTCTGGCGTGACAGGCCCCGCTTCGAAAAGGATTAACCATGCTGTCGAGCCAGCTTCATATGGTGCTGCACTTTCTGGTGCCGCTGCTTTTGGCCCTGGGCTTTTGGCGGGCCCGCTGGCGCCTGGCCACCCTGGTGATGTGGGCCACCATGGCGGTGGACCTGGACCACCTGCTGGCCACCCCGGTTTTTGATCCGCTGCGCTGCTCCATCGGTTTTCACCCCCTGCACCAAGGCTGGGCCATTGGCCTGTACCTGGTGCTGGCGCTTATTCCCAAGAGCCGCTGGGTAGGGGTTGGGCTGCTGGTGCATATGGCCTTGGATGGCCTCGATTGCCTCAAGCTTATTGGATAAGGCCACTGAGCTCCTCAATCAGCCCGGGCTGGCCGTCGGGGCCCAGTAGCAGGAATAGGGCACCCCGTGCATGCCCAGCTTCTGGAAGTAGGCATCGGCCAGCACGGCGTCGTCCACCGCCACTATCGGCCAGGTCAGCGCCATGTCCCGGCTCACTGCCTTGGCCGTCGTCCCCGAGCATCGCTCAGCTGTTCTGCCTGGTGGCGCTGGCGCCAAGGACCATAACGGCCGGTAAAACCATTGATTTCATGGAACATCCTTGTCATTTGTCTGGTTTTTATACTGACAAAGCTGGGGCAGGGTGGCAACGGGGCCGGGGCCTTGGACGCTCCGTTACAGTGGTTGGGGTTCACCTGGCGGGAAAATTTCTTATGCTGTAGGGCAATAGGAGCCAAGGCTCCCCACCTGAACTACGGATGGCCCCATGAAATTATCCCTGTTAAGCCGCTACGCCTTTTTTGTCGGCTGCCTTCTTATCACCTTGCTATGCCTGCCTTTTGTCGACGCCGATCCCTGGCTCTGGGCCTTGGTGGCGGTCACCGGCCTGCTGTCCCTGCTGGGGGTTTATGACCTTTTGCAAGACCGCCATTCGGTGCGCCGCAACTACCCCATACTGGGCAATATCCGCTATCTGGTGGAGTTCATCCGCCCCGAGCTGCGCCAGTACCTGTTGGAAGGGGACGACGACAAGTTGCCCTTTTCCCGGGCCCAGCGCTCCTTGGTGTACGCCAGGGCCAAGAACGAGAACTCCTCCAAGCCCTTTGGCACCCTGATTGACGTCTACGAGCCTGGCTTTGAATTTATCAACCACTCCATCTGCCCCAAGCCCCTGCAGGACCCTGACCAGTTCCGGGTCACTGTCGGTGGCCCTCAGTGCCGCCACCCCTACTCGGCGTCCATCTTCAATATCTCGGCCATGAGTTTTGGGGCCCTGTCCGCCAACGCCATCCGGGCCCTGAACAAAGGTGCCAAACTGGGCAACTTCGCCCACGACACCGGTGAGGGCAGCATCAGCCCTTACCACAGGGAATACGGCGGCGACCTTATCTGGGAGATAGGCTCCGGCTATTTCGGCTGCCGCGCCGCCGACGGCAGCTTTGACGGCGACAAGTTCAAGGCCAGGGCCGCCGAACCCCAGGTCAAGATGATTGAAATCAAGCTCAGCCAGGGGGCCAAGCCCGGCCACGGCGGCATACTGCCGGGCCATAAGGTGAGCGCCGAAATCGCCGAAACCCGGGGCGTGCCCCAGGGAGAGGACTGCATCTCCCCGTCCAGCCACAGCGCCTTCTCTACCCCCCTGGAGCTGATGGCCTTTATCG
Proteins encoded in this window:
- a CDS encoding DUF2919 family protein, translated to MSELGWSPSQLDAKGLFKLPKPLWLVLWWLLRYPLIWVGSLMGGASGADFLNALMPRFDTAWPWLLPAIPAVLCLWLNGHRQLDSSDRLWWCWRQQGWLLKVTVAADLGLVVASIVGHHGRYDPWLAVQLTVSSWALVYLFSSKFLPLLWRDRPRFEKD
- a CDS encoding DUF6122 family protein, whose amino-acid sequence is MLSSQLHMVLHFLVPLLLALGFWRARWRLATLVMWATMAVDLDHLLATPVFDPLRCSIGFHPLHQGWAIGLYLVLALIPKSRWVGVGLLVHMALDGLDCLKLIG
- a CDS encoding FMN-binding glutamate synthase family protein, whose translation is MKLSLLSRYAFFVGCLLITLLCLPFVDADPWLWALVAVTGLLSLLGVYDLLQDRHSVRRNYPILGNIRYLVEFIRPELRQYLLEGDDDKLPFSRAQRSLVYARAKNENSSKPFGTLIDVYEPGFEFINHSICPKPLQDPDQFRVTVGGPQCRHPYSASIFNISAMSFGALSANAIRALNKGAKLGNFAHDTGEGSISPYHREYGGDLIWEIGSGYFGCRAADGSFDGDKFKARAAEPQVKMIEIKLSQGAKPGHGGILPGHKVSAEIAETRGVPQGEDCISPSSHSAFSTPLELMAFIARLRELSGGKPVGFKLCLGHPWEFMGIAKAMLETGILPDFIVVDGKEGGTGAAPLEFSNHIGVPLREGLLFVHNILVGLNLRDKIKIGASGKIVSAFDIASVLAIGADWANSARGFMFAVGCIQSQSCHTNKCPTGVATQDKLRQRALVVPDKAQRVHNFHRNTLHTLAEMLAAAGLEHPSQLEAKHLVRRTSSTEVRLFSQQHVFLKPGELLKERLEGDFYARVWKIARADSFAPADGELDSLARSARDSVPEAVVIS